A section of the Citrus sinensis cultivar Valencia sweet orange chromosome 8, DVS_A1.0, whole genome shotgun sequence genome encodes:
- the LOC112499244 gene encoding GPI-anchor transamidase-like isoform X2, giving the protein MLADDMACNARNKYPAQVFNNENHKLNLYGDNVEVDYHGYEVTVENFLRVLTGRHEAAVPRSKRLLSDEGSHILLYMTGHGGDEFLKFQDSEELQSHDLADAVKQMKEKHRFKELLIMVDTCQAATLFSQLHSPGVLAIGSSMKGENSYSHHLDSDVGVSVVDRFTFYTLAFFEKLNMYDNASLSSLFTSYNPTLLMSTTYYRTDLYQRKLEEVSVTNFFGSVMETIHTDSAYRTTHSRKTSETKMPLQESVKHDERRQLINSNVQDQTSDTKIEDKQCPFTRRWNAFQDKLEKIERIDSLVNYGFIIMFPLLLIIMFPLLLISTWLLPTFVS; this is encoded by the exons ATGCTGGCAGATGACATGGCTTGTAATGCTAGAAACAAGTATCCTGCACAAGTTTTCAATAACGAGAACCACAAACTTAATTTGTATGGAGATAATGTCGAA GTAGACTATCATGGTTATGAAGTGACAGttgaaaactttttaagaGTTTTGACCGGGCGTCACGAGGCTGCTGTTCCTAGATCAAAGCGTCTTTTAAGTGATGAAGGAAGCCATATTCTTCTATACATGACGGGTCATGGGGGagatgaatttttaaaatttcaggaCTCAGAAGAGCTCCAAAGTCATGATCTAGCAGATGCAGTGAagcaaatgaaagaaaagcaCAG ATTCAAGGAGTTGCTGATAATGGTGGACACTTGCCAAGCTGCCACACTCTTCTCTCAG CTTCATTCTCCCGGTGTTTTAGCTATTGGAAGTAGCATGAAAGGGGAGAACTCATATTCTCATCACTTGGACTCTGAT GTTGGAGTATCTGTCGTGGATCGTTTCACATTTTATACCCTTGCTTTTTTTGAAAAGCTGAATATGTATGACAATGCGTCATTGAGCAG TCTTTTCACTTCTTACAATCCAACTCTGTTGATGTCAACTACATATTACCGAACAGATCTATACCAAAGAAAATTGGAGGAG GTATCTGTGACAAACTTCTTTGGCTCAGTCATGGAAACAATACATACTGACTCTGCCTACAGAACCACTCATTCAAGGAAAACCTCTGAAACAAAAATGCCTTTGCAAGAATCAGTCAAGCATGATGAGAGAAGACAATTGATAAATTCAAATGTCCAGGATCAAACCAGTGACACAAAAATTGAG GATAAACAGTGCCCTTTTACACGTAGGTGGAATGCTTTTCAGGACAAGTTGGAAAAAATTGAACGTATTGATTCCTTGGTGAACTATGGCTTCATAATAATGTTTcctttattgttaataataatgtttcctTTATTGTTGATTTCCACATGGTTGTTAccaacttttgtttcataa